The Streptomyces sp. NBC_00344 genome includes a window with the following:
- a CDS encoding NAD(P)H-dependent oxidoreductase subunit E produces MDLHFGDGKPTDQERAAVDALLGPASSPWEGADDRSETDLRWARGGRDARERRDQLLPGLHAINDRVGWISEGALDYLCRRLTIPPADAYGVATFYAMFAVAPRPARVVHVCTDLACAVRGSAALCADLEERLGAAGATEGDVTWQQSPCLGLCERAPAALVLQAGEPASAAGRAPSPLHSGPRKAAAEVVRRRTSAVVAPATAGTVASAATAPEAAPGEPPAAMAVPQAGRPDLTLLKRVGVVDPASLDDYRAHGGYAALRRAFGIGPAEVIREVTEAGLLGRGGAAFPTGRKWQATASQPDHPHYLVCNADESEPGTFKDRVVMEGDPYALVESMTIAGYAVGAHQGYLYIRGEYPRAVARLEHAIAQARSRGFLGENVLGHGYAFDIELRRGAGAYICGEETALFNSIEGYRGEPRSKPPFPVEKGLFGKPTAANNVETLINVLPVLTMGAEAYAAVGTGTSTGPKLFCVSGSVRRPGVYELPFGAALDELLELAGRPESIRAVLLGGAAGGFVRPDETDIPLTFEGTRAAGTTLGSGVVLVIDDSVELPRILLRIAEFFRDESCGQCVPCRIGTVRQEEALHRILDRRGAEAADDVALLREVGSAMKDASICGLGQTAWNAVESAIDRLGVYAAADPERSTT; encoded by the coding sequence GTGGACCTGCACTTCGGTGACGGCAAGCCGACGGACCAGGAGAGGGCGGCGGTCGACGCACTGCTCGGCCCTGCCTCGTCGCCCTGGGAAGGTGCGGACGACCGCAGCGAAACGGACCTGCGGTGGGCCCGCGGTGGGCGGGACGCACGGGAGCGGCGCGACCAGCTGCTGCCGGGGCTGCACGCGATCAACGACCGGGTGGGGTGGATCAGCGAGGGCGCCCTTGACTATCTGTGCCGCCGGCTCACGATTCCGCCGGCGGATGCCTACGGGGTCGCGACCTTCTACGCGATGTTCGCGGTCGCACCGCGTCCCGCGAGAGTCGTTCATGTCTGCACGGATCTGGCTTGTGCGGTGCGCGGGTCGGCAGCCCTGTGCGCGGACCTGGAGGAACGGCTGGGTGCTGCCGGGGCCACCGAGGGGGATGTGACCTGGCAGCAGAGTCCCTGTCTCGGGTTGTGCGAGCGGGCTCCGGCGGCGCTGGTGCTGCAGGCCGGTGAGCCGGCGTCCGCGGCGGGCCGCGCACCCTCCCCGCTCCACAGCGGGCCGCGGAAGGCAGCCGCCGAGGTGGTACGGCGCCGGACTTCCGCGGTGGTCGCCCCCGCGACCGCCGGCACCGTCGCCTCCGCTGCCACCGCCCCGGAAGCGGCACCCGGCGAACCTCCCGCCGCCATGGCGGTGCCACAGGCCGGCCGGCCGGATCTGACGCTGCTGAAGCGGGTCGGCGTCGTCGACCCGGCATCGCTCGACGACTACCGCGCCCACGGCGGTTACGCCGCACTGCGCCGGGCCTTCGGCATCGGGCCTGCCGAGGTGATCCGGGAGGTCACCGAGGCAGGTCTGCTCGGACGCGGGGGCGCGGCGTTCCCGACCGGGCGCAAGTGGCAGGCCACCGCGTCCCAGCCGGACCACCCGCATTACCTGGTCTGCAACGCGGACGAGTCCGAGCCGGGCACCTTCAAGGACCGGGTGGTGATGGAGGGCGACCCCTATGCGCTGGTCGAGTCCATGACCATCGCGGGGTACGCCGTCGGTGCCCATCAGGGCTACCTCTACATCCGGGGCGAGTACCCCCGCGCGGTGGCGAGGCTGGAACACGCCATCGCCCAGGCCAGATCCCGTGGTTTCCTCGGCGAGAACGTGCTGGGCCACGGTTATGCCTTCGACATCGAACTGCGGCGCGGTGCGGGCGCGTACATCTGCGGCGAGGAGACCGCCCTCTTCAACTCGATCGAGGGATATCGCGGAGAACCGCGCTCCAAGCCACCGTTCCCGGTGGAGAAGGGACTCTTCGGGAAGCCGACGGCGGCCAACAACGTCGAGACGCTGATCAACGTGCTGCCTGTCCTCACGATGGGCGCGGAGGCGTACGCCGCTGTCGGGACCGGGACGTCGACGGGGCCGAAACTCTTCTGTGTCTCGGGGAGTGTGCGGCGGCCAGGGGTCTACGAGCTGCCGTTCGGCGCGGCACTCGACGAGCTGCTCGAACTGGCCGGCCGGCCGGAGTCGATACGGGCCGTGCTGCTCGGCGGTGCCGCGGGCGGGTTCGTACGGCCCGACGAGACGGACATCCCGCTCACCTTCGAAGGGACCCGCGCTGCGGGTACCACGCTCGGCTCGGGGGTGGTCCTGGTGATCGACGACAGCGTCGAGCTGCCCCGGATCCTGCTCCGCATCGCCGAGTTCTTCCGTGACGAGTCCTGCGGTCAGTGTGTGCCCTGCCGGATCGGGACCGTCCGCCAGGAGGAGGCACTGCACCGGATCCTCGATCGGAGGGGCGCCGAGGCCGCCGACGACGTCGCGCTGCTGCGCGAGGTGGGCAGCGCCATGAAGGACGCGTCGATCTGCGGTCTGGGACAGACCGCCTGGAATGCCGTCGAGTCGGCCATAGACCGGCTGGGTGTCTACGCAGCAGCAGATCCTGAGAGGAGCACCACATGA
- a CDS encoding AMP-dependent synthetase/ligase, whose protein sequence is MVTAPQVGGLADVVFDHAEDDPHRPALGRKKDGRWHDVSSGEFRDEVLALAKGLLADGVRFGDRVAIMCRTRYEWTLFDFALWAVGAQPIPVYPTSSAEQVFWMLYDSEVTACMVEHEDHAMTIGSVIDRLPNLRRLWQLDAGVLDELFAAGAQVDDEVVHRHRRAVTPDSVATVIYTSGTTGRPKGCVITHANLMYEGDTMISRWEPVFHSKRGDEASTLLFLPLAHVFGRMVEVATVRGRVKLGHQPELAARALLPDLAAFRPTFILAVPYIFEKVFNAARRKAEADGKSGPFEKAVDVAVRYAEAMEHKAFGMGPGPSAGLRMQHQFFEKVVYSKVRDALGGRVRHAMSGGSGMDRRLGLFFEGAGVTIYEGYGLTESSAAATANPPERTRYGTVGQPIPGSTVHIADDGEVWVYGQNVFAGYLNSPKATDAVLNDGWLATGDLGSLDEDGYLTITGRKKEILVTSGGKSVSPAALEERVRAHPLIAQCLAVGNDRPYIAALVTLDQEAVEHWLSMHGKPSMAPAALVRDPDLETEVRRAVVAANTLVSQAESIRTFRILAHQFSEEHGLLTPSLKLKRKAIETAYSDEVEALYH, encoded by the coding sequence ATGGTGACGGCGCCCCAGGTCGGCGGACTGGCGGACGTCGTGTTCGATCACGCCGAAGATGATCCACACCGGCCCGCCCTCGGCCGGAAGAAGGACGGGCGCTGGCACGACGTGTCGTCCGGCGAGTTCCGCGACGAGGTGCTGGCCCTGGCCAAGGGCCTGCTCGCCGACGGTGTGCGCTTCGGCGACCGCGTGGCGATCATGTGCCGCACGCGCTACGAGTGGACCCTCTTCGACTTCGCCCTGTGGGCCGTGGGCGCCCAGCCCATACCGGTCTACCCGACGTCCTCCGCCGAGCAGGTCTTCTGGATGCTCTACGACTCGGAGGTCACCGCGTGCATGGTGGAGCACGAGGACCACGCCATGACCATCGGTTCGGTGATCGACCGGCTGCCCAACCTGCGGCGTCTGTGGCAGCTGGACGCGGGTGTCCTCGATGAACTGTTCGCGGCGGGCGCCCAGGTCGACGACGAGGTGGTGCACCGCCACCGCCGGGCGGTGACCCCCGATTCCGTTGCCACCGTGATCTACACGTCGGGCACCACCGGACGTCCCAAGGGCTGTGTGATCACCCACGCCAACCTGATGTACGAGGGCGACACCATGATCTCCCGCTGGGAGCCGGTGTTCCACTCCAAGCGCGGCGACGAGGCGTCGACGCTGCTCTTCCTTCCGCTGGCACATGTCTTCGGACGCATGGTCGAGGTCGCCACGGTCCGTGGCCGGGTGAAACTCGGTCACCAGCCCGAGCTCGCCGCCCGGGCCCTGCTGCCCGACCTGGCGGCCTTCCGGCCCACCTTCATCCTCGCGGTGCCCTACATCTTCGAGAAGGTCTTCAACGCGGCCCGGCGCAAGGCCGAGGCCGACGGGAAGTCCGGGCCCTTCGAGAAGGCGGTCGATGTGGCCGTGCGCTACGCGGAAGCCATGGAGCACAAGGCGTTCGGCATGGGCCCCGGGCCGTCGGCGGGGCTGCGGATGCAGCACCAGTTCTTCGAGAAGGTCGTGTACTCGAAGGTGCGGGATGCCCTGGGCGGCCGGGTGCGGCACGCGATGTCCGGCGGCTCGGGGATGGACCGGCGCCTCGGACTCTTCTTCGAGGGCGCCGGCGTCACCATCTACGAGGGCTACGGACTCACCGAGTCCTCGGCGGCAGCGACAGCCAACCCTCCCGAGCGCACCCGCTACGGGACCGTCGGCCAGCCGATCCCCGGCTCCACGGTGCATATCGCCGACGACGGGGAAGTGTGGGTGTACGGCCAGAACGTGTTCGCCGGGTACCTCAACTCCCCCAAGGCCACCGACGCCGTACTCAACGACGGCTGGCTCGCGACGGGCGATCTGGGCTCCCTCGACGAGGACGGCTACCTCACCATCACCGGGCGCAAGAAGGAGATCCTGGTGACGTCCGGCGGCAAGAGCGTCTCACCGGCGGCGCTGGAGGAGCGGGTGAGAGCCCATCCGCTCATCGCCCAGTGTCTGGCTGTCGGCAACGACCGGCCCTACATCGCGGCACTCGTCACTCTCGACCAGGAAGCGGTCGAGCACTGGCTCTCGATGCACGGCAAGCCGTCGATGGCTCCGGCCGCACTGGTCCGCGACCCCGATCTGGAGACAGAGGTGAGACGGGCGGTGGTCGCGGCCAACACCCTGGTGTCGCAGGCCGAGTCGATCCGCACGTTCCGGATCCTGGCGCATCAGTTCTCCGAGGAGCACGGGCTGCTCACCCCGTCGCTCAAGCTCAAGCGCAAGGCGATCGAGACGGCCTACAGCGACGAGGTCGAAGCCCTGTATCACTGA
- a CDS encoding bile acid:sodium symporter family protein: protein MSRRTLQFPSWLPIDPYILALIGTVMVAALLPARGTAADVAGGASTGAVALLFFLYGARLSTGEAMEGLKHWRLHLTVMICTFVAFPLLGLAARGVVPVILTPQLYHGLLFLCLVPSTIQSSIAFTSIARGNVPAAICAGSFSSLAGIVLTPVLAAMVLGSSGGGFSADSLLKIVLQLLAPFLAGQLLRRWVSGFLTKNKKVLGYVDRGSILLVVYTAFSEGMVRGIWHQVSFVRLLGLLAVEAVLLAVMLSFTWYGAKRLGFGRGDRIAIQFAGSKKSLAAGLPMASVLFGAQASLAVLPLMLFHQMQLMVCAVIAKRRSRDPLPAEDARISVTHDGGSSAEPEAAVR from the coding sequence ATGAGCCGCCGCACGCTGCAGTTCCCGTCCTGGCTGCCGATCGACCCGTACATCCTGGCTCTGATCGGGACGGTGATGGTGGCGGCGCTGCTGCCGGCCCGCGGCACGGCCGCCGACGTGGCCGGAGGCGCGTCCACGGGGGCGGTGGCCCTGCTCTTCTTCCTCTACGGCGCGAGGCTCTCCACCGGCGAGGCGATGGAGGGACTGAAGCACTGGCGGCTCCACCTCACCGTCATGATCTGTACGTTCGTGGCGTTCCCCTTGCTCGGCCTCGCCGCCAGAGGGGTCGTCCCGGTGATCCTCACGCCCCAGCTTTACCACGGTCTGCTGTTTCTCTGTCTGGTGCCTTCGACGATCCAGTCGTCGATCGCCTTCACCTCCATCGCGCGCGGCAACGTGCCCGCTGCGATCTGCGCGGGCTCCTTCTCGTCGCTGGCGGGCATCGTTCTCACTCCGGTGCTTGCCGCCATGGTTCTCGGCAGCAGTGGTGGCGGGTTCTCGGCCGACTCCTTGCTGAAGATCGTGCTGCAGCTGCTGGCGCCCTTCCTGGCGGGCCAGTTGCTGCGGCGCTGGGTGAGCGGCTTCCTGACGAAGAACAAGAAGGTGCTGGGCTACGTCGACCGGGGCTCGATCCTGCTGGTCGTCTACACGGCGTTCAGCGAGGGTATGGTGCGCGGGATCTGGCATCAGGTCAGCTTCGTGCGGCTGCTGGGGCTGCTGGCGGTGGAGGCCGTGTTGCTGGCCGTGATGCTGTCGTTCACCTGGTACGGGGCCAAGCGGCTCGGGTTCGGCAGGGGTGACCGGATCGCGATCCAGTTCGCCGGTTCGAAGAAGAGCCTGGCGGCCGGACTGCCCATGGCGAGCGTGCTGTTCGGCGCGCAGGCCTCGCTGGCTGTGCTGCCGCTGATGCTGTTCCACCAGATGCAGCTGATGGTGTGCGCGGTGATCGCCAAGCGGCGGTCGCGCGATCCGCTTCCCGCGGAGGACGCCCGGATCTCCGTCACCCACGACGGCGGGTCGTCGGCCGAACCCGAGGCCGCTGTGCGGTGA
- a CDS encoding aldo/keto reductase yields the protein MSKVPFITLNNGVRMPQLGFGVWQIADAEATEAVGTALEAGYRSIDTAAIYGNEEGTGKALAASGIARDELFVTTKLWNAEQGYDSTLRAFDTSLAKLGLDHVDLYLIHWPVPSKDAYVDTYKAFEKIYADGRAKAIGVSNFLPGHLERLLGETSVVPAVNQIELHPQLQQAESRAFHTERGIHTEAWSPLGQGKGLLDVPTILAIARKHDRSAAQVVLRWHLQTGNVVIPKSVTPSRIRENFDVFGFELDADDLAAIAALDEGKRLGADPATMSLGA from the coding sequence GTGAGCAAGGTCCCCTTCATCACCCTCAACAACGGCGTCCGGATGCCTCAGCTGGGCTTCGGTGTCTGGCAGATCGCCGACGCCGAGGCCACCGAGGCCGTCGGCACCGCTCTGGAGGCCGGCTACCGCAGCATCGACACCGCTGCGATCTACGGCAACGAAGAGGGCACAGGCAAGGCCCTCGCGGCCTCGGGGATCGCCCGTGACGAGCTCTTCGTCACGACAAAGCTGTGGAACGCGGAACAGGGTTACGACTCCACGCTGCGCGCCTTCGACACCTCGCTGGCCAAGCTCGGCCTCGACCACGTCGACCTGTATCTGATCCACTGGCCGGTGCCGTCCAAGGACGCCTACGTGGACACCTACAAGGCCTTCGAGAAGATCTACGCCGACGGCCGCGCCAAGGCGATCGGCGTCTCCAACTTCCTTCCCGGGCATCTGGAGCGGCTGCTGGGCGAGACGTCCGTGGTTCCGGCCGTGAACCAGATCGAACTGCACCCGCAGCTTCAGCAGGCCGAGTCCCGCGCCTTCCACACCGAGCGCGGCATTCACACCGAGGCGTGGTCGCCGCTCGGCCAGGGCAAGGGACTGCTGGATGTTCCGACGATCCTCGCGATTGCCCGCAAGCACGACCGGAGCGCTGCCCAGGTCGTGCTGCGCTGGCATCTGCAGACCGGGAACGTCGTGATCCCCAAGTCCGTGACACCTTCCAGGATCAGGGAGAACTTCGACGTCTTCGGATTCGAGCTGGACGCCGACGACCTGGCGGCGATCGCCGCGCTGGACGAGGGCAAGCGACTGGGCGCCGACCCGGCCACGATGAGCCTCGGCGCGTGA
- a CDS encoding helix-turn-helix domain-containing protein, whose translation MTTVALDTGVGTLLRGWRRQRRISQLELALRAESSARHISFVETGRSRPSEEMILRLAEHLDVPVRERNALLLAAGYAPRYAETLLDDPSMGALHEGIQQLLQGYEPYPALVVDGMYNVVAANRGIAMLLEGVPGQLLTPPLNAMRLTLHPSGLAPRIRNLREWRGHLLHQMERQVALARSEPLRRLYEEVSGYPLAGSHDPDDRQDPAPYPCFALPLRIEHDGRVLSFVSSISTFNTPMDVTVAELAIETFLPADPATVSYLQSMKP comes from the coding sequence ATGACAACTGTCGCGCTCGACACAGGGGTAGGGACACTGCTGCGCGGCTGGCGCCGGCAGCGCCGGATCAGCCAGTTGGAGCTGGCTCTGCGTGCCGAGTCGTCCGCCCGCCACATCAGCTTCGTCGAGACCGGCCGCTCCCGCCCCAGCGAGGAGATGATCCTGCGCCTCGCCGAACACCTCGACGTCCCGGTGCGCGAGCGCAACGCGCTGCTGCTGGCGGCCGGCTATGCCCCCCGATACGCCGAAACGCTTCTCGACGACCCCTCGATGGGCGCACTGCACGAGGGAATCCAGCAGCTGCTGCAGGGCTACGAACCGTATCCGGCGCTGGTGGTCGACGGGATGTACAACGTGGTCGCCGCCAACCGCGGGATCGCCATGCTGCTGGAAGGGGTACCCGGGCAGCTGCTCACCCCGCCGCTCAACGCGATGCGGCTGACCCTGCATCCGTCCGGGCTCGCCCCGCGCATCCGCAATCTCCGGGAGTGGCGCGGTCATCTGCTGCACCAGATGGAACGCCAGGTCGCGCTGGCGCGCTCCGAGCCGCTGCGCCGCCTGTACGAAGAGGTCAGCGGATACCCGCTTGCCGGGTCCCACGATCCGGACGACCGGCAGGATCCGGCCCCCTACCCGTGCTTCGCGCTTCCTCTGCGGATCGAACACGACGGACGGGTGCTGTCCTTCGTGTCCTCCATCTCCACCTTCAACACCCCGATGGATGTGACGGTGGCCGAGCTGGCCATCGAAACGTTCCTGCCGGCGGATCCGGCGACGGTGAGCTATCTGCAGTCCATGAAGCCGTAG
- the fdhD gene encoding formate dehydrogenase accessory sulfurtransferase FdhD has product MGRVTERRRVIRIRDGAVTTRPDTLVAEEPLEIRLGGKALAITMRTPGDDFALAAGFLVSEGVLGSADELQSIVYCAGATADGSNTYNVVDVKLAPGVELPDITLERNVYTTSSCGLCGKASLDAVRTTARFPIADNPPVRVEPELLAVLPDRLRAAQQVFDRTGGLHAAALFTPDGELLDIREDVGRHNAVDKLVGRALQNDRLPLSQAILLVSGRASFELAQKAVMAGIPVLAAVSAPSSLAVDLAAETGLTLVGFLRGSSMNVYAGDERVALHTGV; this is encoded by the coding sequence ATGGGACGGGTCACCGAACGCCGCCGCGTCATCCGCATCAGGGACGGGGCGGTGACGACCCGGCCGGACACCCTGGTGGCCGAGGAGCCGCTGGAGATCCGGCTGGGCGGCAAGGCGCTCGCCATCACCATGCGCACTCCGGGTGACGACTTCGCGCTCGCGGCGGGCTTCCTGGTCAGTGAGGGTGTGCTCGGATCGGCTGACGAGCTGCAGTCGATCGTCTACTGCGCGGGGGCCACCGCGGACGGCTCGAACACCTACAACGTCGTCGATGTGAAGCTCGCTCCGGGCGTGGAGCTGCCGGACATCACCCTGGAGCGCAACGTCTACACCACGTCCTCGTGCGGTCTGTGCGGCAAGGCGAGCCTGGACGCGGTCAGGACCACAGCTCGATTCCCGATCGCCGACAATCCCCCGGTCCGCGTCGAGCCGGAACTGCTTGCCGTCCTCCCCGACCGGCTACGGGCCGCGCAACAGGTCTTCGACCGTACCGGTGGCCTGCACGCGGCGGCGCTCTTCACCCCCGACGGTGAGCTGCTGGACATCCGCGAGGACGTCGGCCGGCACAACGCGGTGGACAAACTGGTGGGCCGGGCCCTGCAGAACGACCGGCTCCCGCTCTCCCAGGCCATTCTGCTGGTCTCGGGGCGTGCGTCCTTCGAGCTCGCCCAGAAGGCCGTGATGGCCGGCATCCCCGTTCTCGCCGCTGTCTCGGCACCGTCCTCCCTGGCCGTCGATCTCGCCGCCGAGACCGGTCTCACGCTGGTCGGTTTTCTGCGCGGGTCCTCCATGAACGTGTACGCGGGCGACGAGCGGGTCGCCCTGCACACCGGGGTCTGA
- a CDS encoding 4a-hydroxytetrahydrobiopterin dehydratase, translating to MPAAPLSRKDIEDRLHELPGWSLEGDRIARSYRLPHHFGATALVVHIAQIQEELGHHSDLMLGYNTVRLTVNSHDAGGAVTEKDFELARRVEEIAPGHRAG from the coding sequence ATGCCCGCTGCGCCGCTGTCGCGGAAGGACATCGAGGACCGGCTGCACGAGCTGCCCGGCTGGTCACTGGAAGGGGACAGGATCGCCCGTTCCTACCGGTTGCCCCATCACTTCGGGGCCACCGCGCTGGTCGTCCACATCGCCCAGATCCAGGAAGAGCTCGGCCACCACTCCGATCTGATGCTCGGCTACAACACGGTCCGGCTGACCGTGAACTCGCACGACGCCGGCGGAGCGGTGACCGAGAAGGACTTCGAGCTGGCCCGGCGGGTGGAGGAAATCGCGCCCGGGCACAGGGCCGGCTGA
- a CDS encoding 2Fe-2S iron-sulfur cluster-binding protein — translation MTAVPLQPPRRLIEFTLDGRETRVPEGSTILDACRAAGKDVPTLCEGDTLTPKNACRVCVVEVAGARTLAPACSRRAEAGMDVRTDTRRARHSRKIVLELLASSTDLSTTPRAAEWIKEYQAEPGRFGAGAARLNEAPKIDNDLYVRDYDKCIQCYKCVDACGEQWQNSFAISVAGRGFDARISTEHDAPLTDSACVFCGNCIEVCPTGALSFKSEFDMRDAGTWNESAQTETTTVCAYCGVGCNLTLHVQENEIVKVTSPHDNPVTHGNLCIKGRFGFQHVQQH, via the coding sequence ATGACCGCCGTACCGCTTCAGCCGCCCCGGCGGCTCATCGAGTTCACCCTCGACGGCCGGGAGACCCGGGTTCCGGAGGGATCCACGATTCTCGACGCCTGCCGGGCGGCGGGCAAGGACGTGCCGACGCTCTGTGAGGGCGACACTCTCACACCCAAGAACGCCTGCCGGGTGTGTGTCGTGGAGGTGGCGGGGGCCCGCACTCTCGCCCCCGCCTGTTCGCGCCGGGCCGAGGCGGGCATGGACGTGCGGACCGACACCCGGCGCGCCCGGCACAGCCGGAAGATCGTCCTCGAACTGCTCGCCTCGTCGACGGATCTGTCGACCACGCCGCGAGCCGCTGAGTGGATCAAGGAGTACCAGGCCGAGCCGGGCCGGTTCGGAGCCGGTGCGGCGCGGCTGAACGAGGCGCCGAAAATCGACAATGATCTCTACGTCCGCGACTACGACAAGTGCATCCAGTGCTACAAGTGCGTGGATGCCTGTGGTGAGCAGTGGCAGAACAGCTTCGCGATATCGGTGGCCGGCCGGGGGTTCGACGCCCGCATCTCCACCGAACACGACGCTCCGCTCACCGATTCCGCCTGTGTGTTCTGCGGCAACTGCATCGAGGTCTGCCCGACCGGAGCGCTCAGCTTCAAGTCGGAGTTCGACATGCGCGACGCAGGCACCTGGAACGAGTCGGCGCAGACCGAGACCACCACTGTCTGCGCCTACTGCGGGGTGGGCTGCAACCTCACCCTCCATGTCCAGGAGAATGAGATCGTCAAGGTCACCTCACCGCACGACAACCCGGTGACGCACGGCAATCTCTGCATCAAGGGCCGATTCGGCTTCCAGCACGTACAGCAGCACTGA
- a CDS encoding LysR family transcriptional regulator, with translation MYDPAQLRTFLTVSQTLSFTQAAQRLGLRQSTVSQHVRRLEDATGRTLFTRDTHSVELTEDGEAMLGFARTILGAHERAAAFFAGSRPRGRLRFGASEDFVLTRLPEILESYRTEHPEVDLELTVGLSGTLHEQLAAGGLDLVLAKRRTDRSHGELVWRSALTWIGAPRLHIDPERPLPLILFPPPGITRARALEVLEKDGRPYRISCTSTSLSGLIAAARAGLGVMAHTRGLIPPGLSQIPARAGLPDLGDVDFVLLHGREGGRAQEAADALASAILAGADRLHRQA, from the coding sequence ATGTACGACCCGGCACAACTCCGCACCTTCCTCACCGTGTCGCAGACCTTGAGCTTCACCCAGGCCGCGCAGCGACTCGGCCTGCGGCAGTCCACGGTGAGCCAGCACGTCCGCCGCCTCGAGGACGCGACCGGCCGCACGCTCTTCACCCGGGACACCCACAGCGTGGAACTCACGGAGGACGGTGAGGCGATGCTGGGATTCGCCCGTACGATCCTCGGCGCGCACGAACGGGCGGCTGCCTTCTTCGCCGGGTCGCGCCCCCGCGGCAGGCTGCGCTTCGGCGCGTCGGAGGACTTCGTACTGACCCGGTTGCCGGAGATCCTGGAGTCCTACCGCACCGAACACCCCGAGGTGGACCTGGAGCTCACCGTGGGGCTGTCGGGCACGCTGCACGAGCAGCTCGCCGCGGGCGGGCTCGATCTGGTCCTCGCGAAGCGGCGCACCGACCGCAGCCACGGGGAACTCGTGTGGCGCTCCGCCCTCACCTGGATCGGCGCCCCCCGGCTGCACATCGACCCCGAACGGCCGCTCCCGCTGATCCTCTTCCCGCCTCCTGGGATCACCCGCGCACGCGCCCTCGAAGTACTCGAAAAAGACGGTCGCCCCTATCGCATCTCCTGCACGAGTACCAGCCTGAGCGGTCTGATCGCGGCTGCGCGGGCAGGGCTCGGCGTCATGGCTCACACCCGGGGGCTGATCCCGCCCGGGCTCAGCCAGATCCCGGCCAGGGCGGGGCTCCCGGACCTGGGCGACGTGGACTTCGTGCTGCTGCACGGACGGGAGGGAGGACGGGCACAGGAGGCGGCCGACGCGCTGGCCTCGGCGATTCTGGCGGGGGCCGACCGATTGCACCGCCAGGCATGA
- a CDS encoding DUF6328 family protein has translation MDDAPSHGRDETEEERADRKWTDLLQELRVAQTGVQILFGFLLTVVFQQRFTGLSGTDRGIYTVTVVLGAATTGALIAPVSLHRLLTGRQLKPQAVVWASRLTLLGLALLLCTMACSLLLVLRVALHNTTALWLVGVMVGWFVVCWGVIPLWARHMSRDQDGCER, from the coding sequence ATGGATGACGCGCCCAGCCACGGACGCGACGAGACCGAGGAGGAGCGGGCCGACCGGAAGTGGACGGATCTGCTCCAGGAACTGCGGGTCGCGCAGACCGGTGTGCAGATCCTCTTCGGCTTCCTGCTCACCGTGGTCTTCCAGCAGCGGTTCACCGGACTCTCCGGGACGGACCGCGGCATCTACACGGTGACGGTCGTGCTGGGCGCGGCCACGACGGGCGCCCTCATCGCACCGGTCTCGCTGCACCGGCTCCTCACCGGCCGGCAGCTCAAACCCCAGGCCGTCGTCTGGGCATCCCGGCTGACCCTGCTCGGGCTCGCGCTGCTGCTGTGCACGATGGCGTGTTCGCTGCTCCTGGTCCTCCGGGTCGCCCTGCACAACACCACCGCGCTGTGGCTCGTCGGCGTCATGGTCGGCTGGTTCGTGGTGTGCTGGGGCGTCATCCCCCTCTGGGCGCGGCATATGAGCCGCGATCAGGACGGGTGTGAGAGATAG